The Podarcis muralis chromosome 8, rPodMur119.hap1.1, whole genome shotgun sequence genomic sequence tcacagccttggattcaagcagaggtCCAGCatggctgtctctctctctgcttgttgCTTTGCTTCTAGGTCATATCATAGCCAAACTCAACTCTAAACTCTGGATTTTGTTCTTCCCACTATCTGCAAGTTGAGGGAGAACCCTCATTTGCCCTTTCCAAATAGATTATCACCCAGGCAATGACCTCATCAGAAgccagcctggcttatattttaacaagtACTGGATCCAGGGGTTCAGGAATCTAGCCtggcttgattagcttttaacCCTTATTGGATCCAGAGATCAGAAGGCTTGTTGGATGCAGGGATTAGAGgcatctggcacccacaaactcagaaatatatatatatgagaatcaTTTATTGCTGTTGTAGCTCCCTATAGAGGCCTTTGACATGTTCTAATTTCCAAGAGTTGCTTTAGCCAAAGATTCCTATAACGTACAGTCTCATATAAAAGTGATTTAGTTGAACTAATTGCTTcctttttgcttaatggttgaAGAAATGGATGCATCCTCCACAAGACAGGCTCCAGCTTTCCATTTTAGATCCTCTGCAGGATGCTTTCTTTGACAAGCTTCGCCGCAGTCGTTCCTTTAGTGATCTGCTGTCTCTCAGGCTGAGACCTAGAGCAGGGCTAGAACATTATGTGAGTCTTGAATGGTGGGAGCTCTCTTTATAAGTTATCTCCCTGCATTGCTCAAGCAATTACTCTTATTTTCATGCTTGCCCAGATTCTGATACTCTCAGTGAGATCTGTCTAGTTTGCTGACCATGTGTTGAAGAATTTATTGTACACTCACACTTGGAATTAACTGATGTTCATGGTTGACCTTAGTTTTGTAACCTCTTTTTAGACAAGAGGTCAAGAGAAAACACATGAACATCGGAagaagacatatatatatatatatatatatatatatatatatatatgtacagtggacgctcgggttgcgaacgtgatccgtgcgggatgcatgtttgcaacctgcagcattcgcaacccgcatctgcatgtctgcgcatgcacgggttacgattcgacgcttctgcgcatgcgcaaagtgtgatttagcgttctgcgcatgcgcaactgctgaaaccctttccagtacttctgggttttggcagtccgcaatctgaaaaaacgcaacctgaagcggctgtaacccaaggtatgactctaTGTACATTGAAGGGGCTCATATCTTGTAAACAATATTCCGGCAATATTCTATATGCAGGATAGAAAGAAAATTTAAATGGGGACCAATTTTACTGAAAGGCagggtgaaaataaaataaaataaatttgatgCAGACTAGAAATTAATTGTTCATATTTATTGGCGTTTGAGGCTGTTTGTCTTTGAAACAAAATACCAAAGAGAAACAACCTCAAACTTTAAAAGTATGCCTCAGTTTAGTGTGAAAAATGCTGAGCAAGAAGAGAAAGATATTCTCTAACCCTTTAACTTATTATCTGTCAACACGTAGTAATATCAACAAAGTCATGCTACATGGCATTACAGTATTCCATATACATATTTTGCATATGGCCAGCAAACACAAATCTTATTTGTTCCTCTGTTTTGTGCATGAAGTTAAGTAAGTTTGCAGTACCTCTCACAGAACATCAGTTCAGGATTGGTTTAGAACCTTCCTATGCTCATTATAGACCAACTCTGATCTTTTCTGTTTGCTGTGGTTTTTTCTGGCCTACTGATATCTTCCTGTTCatatcatttcattaaaaaaaatcatcagtaTAATAAAAGGTAAGTTTCTTTTACAACTAGGCTTCAAATAAGTCAACAGACCTTTAACACTTTTACATTTTCTGCTAGTGGCTTAGCATTAATTTTGTGTGGAAAGTTTTTCCGCTTTCCATCTTTAACTGTTCTTGTTTACATTTGCAGTCAAATTCACCTGATGACGTTTTTGAAAATGGGACGGCAGAAAATGAGAAAAGGCCAATGTCGTTCAGCTTCAGTGATATTCCCAATGGAGATTGCACTCAATCATCCAGTTTAGTGGGTTCCTGCACCATAGATAACCCTAATCCTGAAATTACTGTCACGCCCCCAGAACACAATGGGCAGAAGTTATCAAAAACTCGCACCATGGACAATATCAGTACAAGCTCATCTGTAGACTCTACACTTGAATCCAGAGACTTAAAACCACAAGAGCATGTGCTAGTGAATGAGGAAAATAAGATTTCGTGCATAGATTCTGAAGTTTGCCAAAAGTCTCTAGGTTCAAGAAGCAGCAACCTGTTCTTAGATAATAGTGCCCAGGTATCACTTCTGCAGGACACAGATGAGTTGTCAGAGCTCAAGCCTGTGGAACTGGATACTTTTGAAGGCAACATCACAAAGCAGCTGGTTAAAAGACTCACTTCAGGAGAATGCCCAATGACACCTGAAAAGCTGCACTGTGAGGGGTCCATAAGTGGTGAATCGGAAGGCTATAAATCTTGTGTTGACGGAAGCCTAGAAGAAGCATTTCAGGGACTTATTCTAGCACTTGAACCTCATAAAGAACAATTTAAAGAATTTCAGGATTTGGACCAAGAAGTAACACACCTAGACGAAATCCTAAAAGTAAGTTGTCAGGCATCCTCACTTTTAACTTTCTTGTATCTCTTgaatacttttgttgttgttattgttctgACAGGCCTTTGCAGCCGTTTAATTTTTGATTAGTTAGTCACCTGAATGATTatctgtatttttttcttttaaatgatgTTTTCTGTTTTATAGTGTACACTGCCTTGTATACTATACGGCGGTATAGAAatgcagtggaacctcggttttcgaacgtaatctgttccggaagaccattccgaaacgttcaaaaaccgatgcacaaagggcggtctgcaaatttacagagaaaattaagaaaaacacagtggtacctcagcagaagccgttcaacttctgaggtgcgtttgaaatcggaagcatttacttacgggttttcggcgttccaaaatgttcgtcaatggagacgatcaaaaactgaggtaccactgtagctttattcataaataaataaattaaaagtgaaTACCAGACATTTATGTGACTAAATTCAACGAGCACCCAGCTCACACAAGTATACTACACCAATGGTAGAAAGTACCCCACAAATATACTAAATTTGTATCTTCTATATTGACATATTAGAAAAGGTGttacaattaaaaacaagtgTCAACTAAAAGTCATTTCATTGGTTGGCAGACAACTTCCAGACAGTATAAGAATCTAGAAAGAGAAGATTTACATCACATATTGTGGAAAACTGTATTGTTGAATCTGGTAGTTTCAGGAAGATGCAGAGAATTTCttctttgttatttaaaaaaaatgtttctatgcCTTTTTGTTGCGGGTGGGGGAGTGAGAGTGTATGGATTCATCAGCTCCCTCATCCTCACATAttcattttgcttttcctgtTGCAGTGCAGACCAGCAATCAGTCACAGCAGGTCATCCAGCTTAAGCCTAACAGTTGAGAGTGCACTGGAAAGTTTTGATTTCCTCAACACCTCTGACTTTGAAGATGATGGTGGTACTGACGAGCTTTGCAATGGCGGTCGAGGCACTGACTGTGTATTCTCAGATACAGAAGTTGAGAAAAACAGGTACGGAAGCCAATATCTTGTACTTTTCTTACTTAAGCCCAAACTCTCGCACTTGTCCTTTCAGTCCTGGCACACACACATTGTTAAAGGAAGATTAAACTAAATATTGGGGTTTATAGATAAGTGATTTCCCTACAGAGCAATTATAATTTAGTTTAGAAGAACTGCTTACAGTGTTGCTCATATTTTATTTACCATTTGGCTGAAATGTCCCCAACTCCAGCTTAAAACAACagctggtagaacatgagactcttaatcttagggttatATGTttcagccccatgttgggcaagaagattcctgcattgcagggggctggactagatgaccctggtggttccttccagctctacagttttatgaaacGAAGATTCTATGATACTTTTTAAAATCATCAAAACATcatcaaatgcaaaaaaaaaaaaaaaaaagcaccatttTGTCATGCCATCACAAGCCTACCCATGCCCCAGCTTCTCCTAATTCGTACCTGAACAGAAAATAGTTGTTTCTGAGTTGGCCATTATAAGTGTGAACTTGCAGCAATCCATCTATTCTGATCAATGCAGGGTCAAGCCTAACAACAGCACCTTAGCAGAATGCCCTGGCTTGTCTCCAACTATCGCTTACTCAGTGTAgatcagggataggcaacctaaggcccatgggccggatgcggcccgcggacggtcgggaatcagcttgtttttatatgagtagaatgtgtccttttatttaaaatgcatctctgggttatttgtgagtcctgcctggtgtttttacatgagtagaatgtgtccttctatttaaaatgcgtctctggattatttgtggggcataggaattcattgattatttccccccccccaaaatatagtccggcccaccacacggtctgagggacggtggaccggcccatggctgaaaaaggtcgctgacccctggtgtagatccACCGAAATCAATAGGCATGAATAACTTAAgaccattggtttcaatggatctactttgaGTAAGAGTTCGTTTGATAAAACCCATAAACTCTTTGTTTAAGGTGGTTAAGGAACCTGATGTTGTTTGGGTGAAGATGCTGAAAAGCCTGGTagcttccctgctgctgctttgaaacAGCACAACTAGTAACACCCTTTAGCTTTTCTTAAATGCTCTATAATCCACCTTCTACTGAGAAATACAATTGTTTAAAGAGTGAAACAATCAGTTAAACATTGAGATTTGCATtattctgtaaataaataaataaatgggaaacCTGAGTTCTGTGCCTGAAACACCTGATGAAATCACCATGTCTTCTGCTTCAACgacttgtgggttgttgtttattaatttcTTGGCTGGCAATTAATCATGTGCTAGTAAAGCACTGACAGATTAAGTCTTAATTGTATAACTTTTCAAAACCACTAATCTGTAACCCAGTGAAATCTGCAAAACAGTTTGGCAAACCATGTTGTCAACAGATCAGGGTGGCTGGTGCatttaaattactttttttttaagaaagcaagTTCTAATGAAGGCCGATTTCAAAGACTTCACAGCGAGAGCTCTTTACAAAAGGGGCATTGTTTGAGAGAAACAAGTAGGCCACTGTGGAAGCCATATATCCTTTAAATGTGGACACTTACTTGGCACCGGCTACCTTGTGCCACTGCCAGTTTTGAGGTATGATGCTTTCATTAAAAGCCTTTTGGCCTCGCGAGGGCTTTCTGGTTACAGGTCGGTGCTTTCAACAATCCCTCTTTTGCATGGTGTTAGTCATGTTGAGCCTGCATAAAAAGAAATCCAAACCACTCACTTACCTCCCAGCATGAACAGTTACAGGTCAGAACACCCAGAAGCCAGGGGGCATCTCAGCGAAGCATTGACAGAAGACACAGGAGTTGGTACCAGTGTCGCTGGAAGCCCTCTTCCGTTGACCACGGGGAACGAAAGCCTTGATATCACCATAGTCAAGCACTTACAGTACTGCACACAGCTTATTCAGGTACCTACAgtggggtgttttttgggggggggaccccctaaaccctagaaattaaaaaatgttaggattttgattatttgggatgtgaagggggaaatacaagctgcagaggaattcctgggctaggtCTTGCAAAAAACGACCTGGGCAAGCTaaagccattaagaaacaatatacagtggtacctagggttaagtacttaattcattccggaggtccgttcttaacctgaaactgttcttaacctgaagcaccactttagctaatggggcctcctgctgccgccgcgccgccggagcacgatttctgttctcatcctgaagcaaagttcttaacttgaagcactatttctgggttagtggagtctgtaacctgaagcgtatgtaacctgaagcgtatgtaacccgaggtaccactgtagggccaTTGGCAATGTAAGCAGACTGGGGGTTTgtaaggttgccagggtaactggatgtgaggtgacaggaaaagagtcttgagcaagggttgctgggatCCATCTTGagcaggctggctgcaggctggcCGGGAGAAATGCCTTGATCTTCtcagctgcactgctgtgggagacaaacccctcttgaaatgaccatgctatGAGATctagactccctccatgcagactgaaggtataaatagaaatagaaataaaccatatttcttaatgcCAtcgtgtctcaattctccaaaggccCACAGAACCTCTGTGAGTGCCTagaaccccatgggctcttgccactgcttggcagagaggGGGAGGCACCCAACTTCTGTaacaacatgtgtgtgtgtgtgttttgttgggaGGGGATTGAAAACTTGGAATGATGAGGTGGAATATCTTGAAAGATGGCATGACTGGATGGAATCCTGAGCAGGACAACCTCACACTGCAACACTTCGTTGCGGATCCCATCTGTAGAATAAAATACTATTTTTGCTTGCTAAAATACACATGCTTCCGCATTACACACATCAGCAGAATCAATGTAAGTTCTATCCAGAGAATTTATTATACGTAACGTGCTAAAATTTTGCTCTTCTTTTGTTGTTTCACTAGCAAATTGTATTCTCCAGTAAAACTCCCTTTGTGACAAGAAACCTCCTTGATAAGCTGTCTCAGCAGGTACTAGTGATTGAGAGTCTTGCAGAGATCAGCAATGAGAATACAGGGAACATCAGACCTGTAAGCGAAGGTAAGACCTGGCATAGACAGTTTCCATTTTGAAAGGATGGGTGCCTATTTAAATATTCCTTAAGCATGGCGTGGAATACAGTCCTGTATCCATTTATGCACAAGTATTTATTCagggtgtgttgtttttaaagtgtgttCACAATAATTGGATTATTCATGTCCACCAGATCATTGAAACAGCCATATTTCTAAGGACTATAAAACAGATTAGCAGTTTCTGTTTCCCCTACAACATGCATCATAGGCTTTAGTCATAGGATAGGAAACAGAAATGTTGAAAACTGAAAGAAATTATTCATTTCAGAAGTGAAATGCATTTTCACAAACATTTCCTAGTGTATTATCAATGCATATCTCTGCCACCATGTGGGCTAGATTGAAGtttgcttcttcctttttttaaaacaacgaGATCTGAAATTCTTAAGAAACCAAACCCTTTACCAAGTGCCTGGATGTGCAGAAAAGCAATAGACCTAAATTAAAGTCAGTTTCTTTTGTAAGCACATACAATCCAGTCAAGCTTGTGAGCCATTGATTTTCAATAGAAATGTACATGGTTAACCACGGAATCAATGGGATAAAGGTGCTTACATTGACCTGGATCCATGTCCAAAGTATACAAAGGGTGATTAGCAATTGAATTATGGTTATCCTTTTCAAATCAGAACAAATCTGCTTTTGCCTTTTAGATTTTTCACTCCGAAAAGCCAGTGCAACCCCTTATAATTTCAAACAAAATTGGCATTTTCAGTCTCCGTGTTCCTTCAGTGGGGCCTCTTAAGCTTTGCAAACATTCAGCTGTGATTAGAATATTTATCTTCCTTATACTGAAAGCAGTGATCTTTTGTCATCTTTTTTCCATTCAGCAATTCCGGAATTCCAGAAAAGGGTCTCTCTGCTTTCCTTCTGGAGTAAATGTACCAATCCTTCTGGGTTCTACCACATCTCTGCTGACAAGATGATCAAGCAACTGGATGCCATGTTCGCTACAACGCTGAATGACGAGTGCCCGGGACTTGCAGAAACAGGTACAGTTTTCCAGTGTGTTTCTATAGTAGGAGCAAAGAGCATCGGTCTCATTGATGATGTCTGCAAGAAATCTCTGCAGCAGAAATCATGGCTACTGACAGCTATATTAAGTCTTTCAAAGTTGCTTGCTGACATTAGCACACTGAAATATTTTGTTATATTTTCCAAAATGCAAAATGACTTAACCCAAACAAAGGGCTTCTGAAGCACAAATATTGATTTAGTTGATGATTTATATAAACTAGCGtatccagtcaggcaaaaattgCTACTCTGCTCCAGTCTTCCAGTTACTCATCTTTTGTTTTATAATACTTGCAGATAGATATGCTTTGTGTGCATTTTCCAGCAGATTCTGGAGAAATATAGGTTTCCCTTACAAAAAGTAGCCAGCTCCTATTAACCCGAAAACCCATTAGCTGGCTCACAGCTGAGTTTTGGCCTACCAGAATGCCTTAGATCCTCTTGAATTGCCTGTTGacaagctgcaacaaaacatgtctctcccgtatcagtctctacagccacagaaggcactgtaactctccaatggtttaaTTTCAcagtcctccattgtctcccaagagacAGATACCACCAGGCTGGCTTCATTGCATGGCCACACATTTAGCAATAACTGAGCTGTTGAATGTGGTACTTAATACTGaagaactactactactactgctactgctactactactacaggttGATCTAATTGAGGGTCAAAGTGGTGCTGTTGGTTTCCTTTCCAAATCCTGCTCCTTCCACCCGCTTCCTACCCCATGTCCACTGTTTTTCTACGTTGAAGTTTATTCCATGAGGCTTTACTCTCATTTACAACACATGGGCCTTTTTCTGTATGCTTGTAACTGTTGCCCACACCACCTGTGTGCTACCACCTTTTTATTTGCTTCAAATCCCTCATAAAAACCCAACTTTTATGTAACACGTTTGCCTCAGTTCCTTAGCCCTTGTGCTCTACTGTGACATAGAAAGCAATCCTAAGCCCTGATCCACTGGCTGCAGGTAAATAAGATGGGACAGAGGTCCTCTCTGCTGGTAGAGAGCAGCTCTGAGCTGGGGGCGTGTCCACAGAAGAGGCGCGCATAAAGCACTCTTTGTTTCTGCTGGTCAtaggttagggttgccatgtttcaaaaagtgaaaatccagacacaaaagtagTTAAGcttcaccccaccaccaccaaaaaaccctgaaaaataataatgaattttgAGTTAagtaaatttgccaaaatctatacTCCtgacatccagattttcccaggcATTTCAGTGATTCCTGCCGAGACACTGCTTCCGATGACTGAATCCCGgccatgtctgggaaattctggacatgtGGCGGCCCTATCATGAGTGCCAGTAGCAGGGTGAAGGTAGGCTCTGTTGCACTAGGGAAGTAATGTGAATCAAAAGCAACATCCGCATTCACTGTACCATGACTTACAAACTTGCAAACTTATTAAATCAGCACAGTGCCTCCTAGAATTTTAAtctgccttttttattattattatcttgtcaCGCACAGTGTTCAAAACCTTGGTATCACATATCTTGGATCGAGCGGAGCCTGTCCTCTCCTCCAGTCTGCCCTTGGAAATCATAACAGTTTTCCAGTATTACAACTATTTTGCCAACAGAAATGTCCACGATCTGGCAAATTATTTGCTTCAGCTTGCAAGAGAAGGTAAGGATGATCATACTGCTTCCTAGGGAacgttatcttttttaaaaaaaaaaaaaaaaagcacagcatGAAATAATTCCATTTGCTGCTCCAAAGAATCCAGGAGTATGTTTTAAGTTAAGGTTCACAATGCACACATGAACGGTGTGCTTTGAACTAAGGCAAAAACGACACCTATGGCTGGGGGAAATCTGAAGATCCAATCATGAGCTCTCCCTGAATAGCAGGATCTCCTACGTGTTAATTCGCATAAAAACCATACacatttacacacaaacacataactTCTATCAGCCGAGAGTCTTGAAGCCATTGCGAATGATGTAATGTAAAGTCTGTTTTAGTTGAAGGGTGATAGCTTGGTGTTAGAACACATAATGTCCTGGGGTTGATTTCAGCATTTCAAGACAGGTCAGTGAAAGAGTGCAATGCAAAACTGAGTTAGATgggagttagatggaccaatagttagGCAAGCTTCCTGTGTAAACTCTAAACTCTGCTAAACAGCTAAAACTCTGCAGTTTGCCACAAGGTGTCCCATATCAAAGATGCCAGCAAAACAGCCTGGATGGTTGAAGAAAGTAAGGTGACTGTTAAACTAATTTTGACTTATGGAGGCTGCTGGAAAAACTCACGGTTGATCCGGTTCCTCACATATTACTTAAAATTTTCAGTGTTCaggtttggttttttggtttttttttaaaaaaagaagagcacTTTTGGAGATGAATGAAAGTGGCTTTCTCACCAGTAGCACAGTAAAAAGCAGCAAGGTTTCCTGTGCCCTGTCCAATGAGCTGCAAAAGAATTGGGCTAAAGGACAAGCACTGGAAACttgagttaaaaaaaagaaagtttggggatttttttaataaTCTACATGCAATAGAATTAACAGTTGCAAACAAATTTGGCAAGATATATTTATGCTCTGTATTGATTCTCCTCTGCCGCCAGTCCCTTTTACCACTGAATTTCTGGCTATGGGCTTTAAAGACCCAACATGTTGGCTGCTCCAGGTGGTAGCAGTGACACCTAGAGTGCCTCCTCCTCATTTTGTGGATGAAGTTGCCAGACTTCCTGGTAGCAGCTGGTAGTGATGTGGACACTGCTTTCCAATGAAGGTAATTCACAAACTGATTCTAGACTCCGCCTTTACCATATGGAGTAGCTTAAACACATGCGACAACTTGGAcacctgttgctgggaatcacaagcactcaggtcctgcttgcaggcgtTCAATAACCCCACCTGGTTGGCTATGACTATGAGACCAGGTGGGCTTGTGACATGATCTTGCATTTGTATGTTGCCACTGTCTTAGTGTGGTGAACTTAAGCATGCCCTAACTTAGAGGGACATTCTTGTTCCATTTCAGCCTTAATGGTGCAGACTCTGCAGTCCTTAAGAGATGAAAAGTTCTTGCAGAATAAAGCCACTTTAACCTCCTTCAGCCTCCCACCTCAGCAAGAAGTACTGAAATCCttggctctcctcctcctgaCTGAAAACAAAAGGGAGACCCACGAGGCTGTGGCATCCTTGTTGTCGGCTGCAGCAGAAGACAAGGACTTCAGGGAAAAGGTAGGTGTGATGGGAAACGGTAACAAAATTATGAGTACTGGGGTAGAGCTGTTAGCTAGGGCATTTCTCTGAGGCTATTAAGGCTTCATGGCGGGAAGGAACTCTCTAGCTAGACAGGGCGGTCTAACATTTCATATCAAGTGGGCCGCAAGAGTACTTCAACCCAGAACCCATGGTCCCTATGCTGCCTTGTATGGTGGGaggagcaaggccaaaatttgatgcgtcacccccagccctcatgctgccttcccaaagctaaGTGAGGCACCAGGCTCTGGGAAAGAGGTGTTAGTCTCTGGCAAGGTCCTAGAGGCCTCTCACCTCTAGAGGAAGATGGAGGACtcaaggaccctgtcagagctctCACACCTTCTTCCTAAAGCTCCATGccttgcttaataataataataataataataataataataataataataatttatttatttatacctcgcccatctggctgggcttccccagccactctgggcggcttccaaaagaatattaaaatactgtgatacatcaaacattaaaagcttccctaaacagggctgccttcagatgtcttctaaaagcctggtagttgtttttctctttgacatctggtgggagggcgtaccacagggagggcgccactaccgagaaggccctctgcctggttccctgtaacttggcttctcgcagtgagggaaccgccagaaggccctcagtgctggacctcagtgtccgggtagaatgatgggcgtggagacgctccttcaggtatactggctttgagaaggcagctggaggaggggccTCCAGTGTTGCTGAGGACCGGACCACCCTGAGTTAGGAAATGGGGTTGGGACTATAGGACTGTTTAGCCCCAGTTCCAAGCAGCAGCATGTAGAGAAACAGCATCTCTCCCTATATAAcctcagctgggatagctcagttggtagagcatgagactcttaatctcagggttgtggggtcaagccccacattgggcaagagaGACCTTTATTGCAAGGAGCTGGACTTAGATgtcccacagggtcccttccaaccctgtgaTCCTTTACACCCAGGGAAGCTCTGCTTCAGGTATTGCATTGATTCATTGTGAGTTTGGATTAGGGCCCTGGTGTAAAGGTTTTCAGACTCTTTACCTCTGTTTTTGATTTTGGATTGCATTAGTTAGGTGGTGGTTTTGCTATAATTGTTGTTAATCCTAATTTATCTTGGTTTTATAGTTTTGAATTGGAATAAGTAAGCTGCATGCACTTCACATATGCCAATAATTTGGAATGGCCCCTGGAGCCCATAATCTGCTTTAGTTTCTCCTTCGGGTGGGGAAccacatgttgctgaactgcaatgcCCTTCATACTTCATCATTGCCCATACTGGGTGGggcagagttggagtccaacaacatagggAGGACTGCTGGTTCTCAATCTTTGCCTTAAGTGCTGCCTTAAGTCTTTCTGTGACATGCAGTTACAGCTTCCTCCTCATTGC encodes the following:
- the RIPOR2 gene encoding rho family-interacting cell polarization regulator 2 isoform X5, with the protein product MSVGSHSFSPGGPNGIIRSQSFAGFSGLQERRSRCNSFIENSSVLKKPQAKVKKMHNLGHKSNSAAKEPQPERMEEVYRALKNGLDEYLEVHQTELDKLTAQLKDMKRNSRLGVLYDLDKQMKAIERYMRKLEFHISKVDELFEAYCIQRRLRDGASKMKQAFGLSPASRAARESLTEINKSYKEYTENMCTIEGELENLMGEFCIKMKGLAGFARLCPGDQYEIFMRYGRQRWKLKGKIEVNGKQSWDGEEMVFLPLIVGLISIKVTEVKGLATHILVGSVTCETKELFAAQPQVVAVDINDLGTIKLNLEITWHPFDVEDLTPSAGNTNKATALQRRVSIYSQGTPETPTFKDHSFFSNSPDDVFENGTAENEKRPMSFSFSDIPNGDCTQSSSLVGSCTIDNPNPEITVTPPEHNGQKLSKTRTMDNISTSSSVDSTLESRDLKPQEHVLVNEENKISCIDSEVCQKSLGSRSSNLFLDNSAQVSLLQDTDELSELKPVELDTFEGNITKQLVKRLTSGECPMTPEKLHCEGSISGESEGYKSCVDGSLEEAFQGLILALEPHKEQFKEFQDLDQEVTHLDEILKCRPAISHSRSSSLSLTVESALESFDFLNTSDFEDDGGTDELCNGGRGTDCVFSDTEVEKNSMNSYRSEHPEARGHLSEALTEDTGVGTSVAGSPLPLTTGNESLDITIVKHLQYCTQLIQQIVFSSKTPFVTRNLLDKLSQQVLVIESLAEISNENTGNIRPVSEAIPEFQKRVSLLSFWSKCTNPSGFYHISADKMIKQLDAMFATTLNDECPGLAETVFKTLVSHILDRAEPVLSSSLPLEIITVFQYYNYFANRNVHDLANYLLQLAREALMVQTLQSLRDEKFLQNKATLTSFSLPPQQEVLKSLALLLLTENKRETHEAVASLLSAAAEDKDFREKALIYYCETLAQPSLHLQKAACLALKCLQATESIKMLVTLCQSDNEEIRKIASETLLSLGEDGRLAYEQLDKFPREFVKVGVRRGTEVATAF